The sequence CGCGGTGATCGAGGCCGCGGTGTCGGTCACCAGGTAGCCGACGAGGCCGGCGACCTCGTCCGGCGTCGAGTAGCGGCCGAGCGGGATCTTGGCCTCGAACTTCTTCAGCACCTCGTCCTCGGACGTCCCGTACGCGGCCGCGTAGCCCTGCCGCACCCGTTCGGCCATCGGGGTTTCCACGTAGCCGGGGCACACCGCGTTGACGGTGATGCCGGTCGGGGCCAGCTCGTTGCCCAGCGCCTTGGTGAACCCGACGACCCCGTGCTTGGACGCCGAGTACGGCGCGCCCAGCACGACGCCTTGTTTTCCCGCGGTGGAAGCGATGTTGACGATCCGGCCGTGGCCGGCCGCCGCCATGCCCCCGGTGGTGAGGACCTCGCGGGTCATCCGGAACACGCTGGTGAGGTTGGTCTCGATGACGTCGAGCCACAGCTCGTCGGCGATCTCCGCGGTGACGCCGCCGCCCGATCGGCCGGCGTTGTTGACGAGCACGCCGACCGGGCCGTACCGGTCGACGGCGGCGCGCACGAACGCGGTGACGTCCTCGCCGGACCGCACGTCGCACGCGGCGCCGTCGGCCTCGAAGCCGGCGTCGCGCAGTTCCTTCACGGTGGTGGCGACGTTCTCGGCGGTGCGCGCGCCGAGGAACACGCGCAAGCCCTGGCGAGCCAGCAGCTTGCTCACCGCGAGCCCGATCCCGCTCGTGGCGCCGGTGACGACCGCGGTGCGGCCTTCCTGGTCGGTCATTCCTGCTCCCGTCGTCGTGGGGGTGGCCCGGTTCAGGCGTGGACCTTCGCCAGGTGCTCGTTCACCAGCTCGACCAGCGCCCGGGGCGTCGTGGCCTCCGCCAGCGCGGACTCGTCGAGGGTCAGGCCGTACTCGCGCTCGATCCGGCCGGCGGTTTCCAGCAGCGCCAGCGAGTCGTAGCCCAGCTCGGCGAACTCGACGCCGGCGGGATCGCCGGCCGGCTCTTCGGTGTCCCCCGAACCCTCGCGCAGGATCCGCATCAGGTCGTCGAGGGTGAATCCCTTGTCGGACATGCCTTCCTCTCACTTCTTTCCACTGTGGACGGTGCGGACGAGCAGCGCCGAGTTGAACCCGTTGCCCCGGGCGAGGACCAGTGCCGACCGCAGCGGGCGCTCGCGCGCCTCGGTGACCAGGTCGAGGTCGAGCCCGGCGGCCGGGCGGACGCCGGTGGCCGGCGGGATGACGCCGTGGCGCAGGGAAAGCAGCGCCGTGGCGAGGTCGAGCGCGCCCGCCCCGGAGCACAGGCGCCCGGTCAGCGTCTTCGGCGCGGTCACCGGTACGCCGTGCGGGCCGAACACGGCGCGGATCGCCGCCGCCTCGGCGCGGTCGAGCTCCGGAACGGCGGCCGCGTCGGCGAACACGACGTCGACCTCGGCCGCGGTGGCGCCGGCGTCGGCCAGCGCGAGCTCGATCGCCCGTCGCAGCCCGGGTTCGCCGCCGCTGCCGGGCGGCGGGTCGAAGGTCGCCGCGTGCCCGGCGAGCTCGCCGTAGACCCCGGCGCCGCGGGCTTCGGCGGCCGCGAGCGGCTCGACCACCAGCAGGGCACCGCCCTCGCCGGGCACGTGCCCGGCCGCCGCGGCGTCGAACGGCAGGTAGGCCCGCCGCGGGTCGTCGCTCGTGCTCAGCGTGCCGGCGGCCAGCTGCGCCGCCCAGCCCCACGGGCAGATCGACGCGTCCATCCCGCCGGAGACCACCAGGCCGGTGCCCTTGCGGATCTGGCGGCGGGCCTGCGCGACGGCGTCGAGGCCGCCCGCCTGGTCGCTCACCACCACGCCGCTGGGCCCGCGCATCCCGTGCCGGATGGAGATCTGGCCGCTGTTGACGGCGTAGAACCACGCGAACGACTGGTAGGCGCTGACGTACTTGCCGCCGCGGGACCACAGGTTGCGCAGCTCGTTCTGCCCGAACTCGAAGCCACCGGACGAGCTCGCGGTGACCACGCCCATGCTGAAGGACGGCTGCTCGGCCGGGTTCACCCCGGCGTCGGCCAGTGCCTCGTCGGCGGCGACCAGCGCGAGCTGGGTCATCAGGTCGGTCTGCGGCAGCAGCCGTCCCGGCAGGTGCTCGGCCGGGTCGAACCCGGTGACCTGCCCGGCCAGCCGCGCCGGGTAGCGGGCGGGGTCGAAGCGGGTGATCCGGCGGATCGCGGACTCGCCGTCGCGGGTGGCGCTCCAGTGCCGTCCCGCGTCCAGCCCGGTCGGGGCCGTGACGCCGATCCCGGTCACGACGACCGGCCCGGTGCCCGTGTGCTCCGCCGCGTCGGGCGCCGGCCGCGGCTCGACCGCGGTCACGCCGCCGCCCCGGGCCGGGTCAGCACGATCGCGCTCTGGAACCCGCCGAAGCCGCTGCCGACCGACAGCACGGTGTCGGTCCGGTGCTCGCGCGCGGTCACCGGGACGTAGTCGAGGTCGCACTCGGGGTCGGGGGTGTGCAGGTTCGCCGTCGGCGGCACGACGTTTTCGCGCATCGCCAGCACCGACGCGGCGACCTCGATCGAGCCGATCGCGCCGAGCGAGTGGCCGACCATCGACTTCACCGAGCTGACCGGGACCCGGTGGGCGTGCTCCCCCAGGCTCAGCTTGAAGGCGGCCGTTTCGTGCCGGTCGTTCTGGCGGGTGCCCGAGCCGTGCGCGTTGACGTAGTCGACGGCTTCGGGGGCCAGCCGGGCTTCGCCGAGCGCCACCCGGATCGCCTCGGCCATTTCGCGGCCGTCCGGGCGCAGGCCGGTCATGTGGTAGGCGTTGCACCGCGAGGCGAACCCGGCGACCTCGGCGTACACCTGGGCGCCGCGGCGGCGAGCGCTTTCCAGTTCCTCCAGCACGAACATCGCGGACCCCTCGCCGAGCACGAACCCGTTGCGGGTGCCGTCGAACGGCCGCGAAGCGTGCTCCGGGTCGTCGTTGCGCGGGGTGGTCGCCTTGATCGCGTCGAAGCAGGCGACCGTGATCGGGCTGATCGGCGCGTCGGTGGCGCCGGCCAGCACGACGTCGGCGCTGCCTTCGCGGATCAGCTCGGTCGCGTGGCCGACCGCGTCGAGCCCGGACGTGCAGCCGGTGGACACCACCGAGACCGGGCCGCCCGCCCCGACCGTCCAGGCCACTTCCGCGGCGAAGGAGCTGGGGACGAAGTAGTTGTACAGGTGCGGCACGGCGTACTCGTGGTCGACGAGCTCCAGCCGGCCGCCGTCGGACACGGTCCGGTACTCCTGGTCCAGCCCGGTCGTCGCGCCGACCGCGCTGCCGACCGTCACGCCGAGCCGGTGCGGGGGCAGGCCGGCGAACTCCAGCCCGCTGTCGGCCACCGCTTCGCGCGCGGTGACCACGGCGAGCTGCGCCGCGCGGTCCATCCGCCGGATCTCCTGCGGGCTCAGCCCGAGCAGCTCCGCGTCGAAGTCGATCTCCGCGGCCACCTGGGACCGGAACGGCGACGGGTCGAAGAAGCTGATCCGCCGCGTCGCGGTCCGCCCTTCGGACAGCAGGCTCCAGAAGTCCTTCACGCCGACGCCGCCGGGCGCGGTGACCCCGACGCCGGTCACGACCACGCGCCGGGCCGTCACTCCGCGCTCCAGCGGTAGAAGCACTCCGCCATGGCGTCCTTGGGCGAGCGCCAGGTGTCCGGGTCGTAGGCATCGATGTGCGGCTTGAGGTCCTCGCTGATCCGGACGAACCGGGGGTCGCCCTTCGCCGTCTCGATCCGCTCGCCGCCGTCCTCGGCGTCGAAGTCCTGCAGGTGGAAGTAGAGCCCCCGGTAGCTGAACAGCTGGCGCCGCCGGGTCCCCATCCGGTGGGGCATTTCGCCGGCGTCGAACTCGCCGAACAGCTCGGCGACCGCCTGGCCCGCGTCCGGGCGCATGCGGGCCACGATCAGGGTGCTGTGCATCGTGCGTCTCCTTCTCGGGTTCTCTAGCGGTGCGCCGGCCCGAACCAGCGCTCGAGCGCCATCGGCAGGTCGGCGTGCGTGCCCGGTGCCGCCCAGGCCACGTGGCCGTCCGGGCGGACGAGGACGGCGGTGGTGCCGCCGGGGACCGGCCCGGCGACCGGGCGGGCGGTGACGACGTCGATCCGGCCGGTCCAGGCCGCCGCCCGGTCGCGCAGCGTCGCGTTGCCGGCGAAGTCGAGCAGCAGGCCGCGGGCGGGGCGCAGCAGTTCGGCCGTGGACGAGGAACGGCCCCCGCGGTCGAGCTCCAGCCGCGGCAGCCGGCGCCCGAGCCACGGGTGGCTCCCGCCGCCGACGTCGTAGGTGATCTCCAGTCCGCTGACCATCGCGGCGAGGTGCCGGGCCACGTCGGGGTAGCCGGTCAGCTCGGCGAGCACGTCGCGCAGGGGCTGCATTTCCGCGCCGTTGAGGAAAAGCAGCCCCTGCGCCCGGGTGTTCATCAGCAGCCGGACGCCGACCGGGTGCCGCTCGCCGTGGTAGGTGTCCAGCAGGTCCGCTCGCGCGGTGCCGCGCACGACCGCGGCCAGTTTCCAGCCGAGGTTCACCGCGTCCTGGATGCCGGCGTTCATGCCCTGCCCGCCCGCGGGGAGGTGGACGTGCGCGGCGTCGCCGGCGAGCAGGACGCGGCCGCGCCGGTATTCGGTGACCTGCCGGGTGGCGTCGCCGAAGGCGCTCAGCCAGACCGGTTCGGCGGCCGAGATGTCGATGCCGGTGATGCGTTTCCACGCGTCGGCGACCTCGTGGAACGGCGGCGGGCCGGTCCGCCGCCGCGGTGGTGCTTCGCGCTCGCAGACGATGATCCGGGTGACCCCGCCGGGCAGCGGCCCGACCATCACCATCCCGCCCGGCAGGCTCTCGCCGATCATCCGGGGTTCCAGGTCGACGCCGCGCAGGTCGGCGAGGAACATCTCCCGCGTCGCGGCGGTGCCGGGGAAGTCGAAGCCGACGGCCTTCCGCACGGTGCTGCGGCCGCCGTCGCAGCCCACGAGCCACCCGGCCCGCAGGACGTACTCGCCGGCCGGGCCGCGCACGGTGACCGTCACGCCGTCGCCGTCGTCGCGGACCCCGGTCAGCTCGTGCCCGCGCCGGATGTCGGCGCCGAGTTCGCCGGCCCACGCCTCCAGGACCGCTTCGGTCGCCGACTGCGGGATGGTCTTCGCCGCCTGGTGCGCGCCGTCCAGCAGGCCGAAGTCGACCGGGATGCCGCCGAAGTGCCCCTGGTCGCTGGTCTGGACCTCGCCGAACCGGCGGAGCAGGCCGCGCTGGTCGAACACCTCCATGGTGCGTGCGGTGAAGCCGAGCCCGCGCGATTCCCCGGTGCGGGCGGGCAGCCGTTCGAGCACCACCACGCCGATCCCGGCCAGGCGCAGCTCACCGGCCAGCATGAGACCGGCGGGGCCGGCCCCGGCGATGACGACGGGCGCGTCCATGTCTCCTCCTCGGGTCGAGCGCGGGAAAGCCGAATGTGCGAAAAGGACACCGGCGCCATTTCTATTTGCCGGGCCCCGGCATTGGTGGCTGCATTCGAAGTATCAACGCGCCCGGTCGAGGCAGTCAAGAACGCGACTGACAGGAGAACTACAAGAAAAAGTCAACTCGGCAATTCGACGGGAACCGGGCAATCCGGCGGGAACGCAGGAAAAGGCCGCCGCGGTCGAGCCGCGACGGCCTGTTTCCGGGAATGCGCTTTCAGTTTCCGGTGAAGCAGAACCCCACGCCGTGGACGGTGCGGATCCACCGGTTCGAGCCCAGTTTCCGGCGCAGCACGCTGACGTGCGTGTCGATCGTGCGGCTGACCTTCGTGTCGGCCGTGTGCGTCATCGGGTCGCCCCAGATCTCGGCCATCAGCCGGCGCCGCGAGAACACCACGCCCGGCTCGCTGGCCAGGCGGTACAGCAGGTCGAACTCCTTGCGCGTCATCTCGATGGACGCGCCGCCGAGGCGCACCCGCCGGGTGGTCGCGTCGATCCGCAGCGGGCCGCGCACGACCAGCGCCCCGTCCGAACCGGCCCGGCCGCGCACCCGCCGGGTGACCGCTTCGATGCGGGCCATCAGTTCCCAGAAACCGCACGGCTTGTCCAGGCAATCGTCCGCGCCGGCCCGGAGCCCGAGCACCCGGTCGGCTTCGGTACCGCGTTCGGTGAACGCGATGATCGGCGCGTCCCTGGCATTCCTGATCCGGCGGCAGACCTCGAACCCGTCGATGTCCGCGATGCCGAGATCGAGCAGGATCAGATCGGCGTCCCAATGTTTTTCGAGCGCTTCGGCCCCGGTCGAGACCCCGGTGGCCTCGTGCCCGGAGCGGCGCAGTCCGTCGACCAGGACGGCCGCGCCTTTTTCGTCGTCCTCCACCACCAGCACATGCATGACCAACCCCCACAGAAAGGCCGTGGAACCACTCGACCCGGCCGGCATCCACCGTCCCCAGTCCGTCGGTCGTGGCACCCCGATGTGCACACCCGGCGCCCGAACGAGCACGCACCGCACGCGCAACGCTCGTTGTACCTACTCAGACTAACAGGCGGACATCTGCTGTCAAGTCGAAGGAAATCCCATCGAACCGACAGCGAAAGCCGCCGTGCGCCCAGGATTTCGCCGTTTCGGCGCGCAAATCGTGCGTGATCCGAAATTCGATCATCCGCCCCGCGTACCCCCGTTCGGCCGCGGATTCCCCGCCGCCGGCGGGCCCGCGGCCGGAGCAATCGTTTTCCCGCACGGCCGCCCCAAGATCGCCGACGACCACGACATTACCGAGCCCGTCGACGCGGCAAACCGCCGATCAGGTGACGTCGGCACCATCACATTCCACTTAGGACAATTCCGGGTCCGCCACCGCGAAAGTCCACAGTGGACAAAGCGGTGGCCGGGAGCGCTCCCCGCGCGCGCTCCCGGCCCAAGGCTCACCTGGTCCCGCGGATCCCCTCCGGCGCGGGCACCTCGGCGCCGTCCGGGTCGGCGAGATCGCTGCGGTGGCTTTCGGCCAGCGCGAGCACGCTGAGCACGGTGAGCAGGCAGCACGCGGCGATCACCACGGAGATCACCAGCGTGCCGGCGCCGGCGATGCTCGCGAACACCACCGGGGCGACGCCGGCACCGAGCCCGGCGATCTGGTAGCCGAGCGACGCGCCGGTGTAGCGGGCGCGCGTGCCGAACAGTTCGGTGCACAGCGCGGCCAGCGGCCCGTACATCGCCGGGTGCGCGATCGACTGCCCGAGCACGAGCGCCAGGAGCAGCAGCCCCGCCGAGTGGCTGTCGACCATCGGGAACAGCAGGAACCCGACGATCGCGGTGGCCACCGCGCCCCCGACGACCACCGGGCGGCGCCCGACCCGGTCCGAAAGCGCCGAGAACCCGATGATCCCGGCCACCGCCCCCACCGACGACACGGTGATCGCGTTGAGCACGGTCTGGCGCGCGAAGCCCTGGCCGACCGCGTAGGCCAGCACGTAGGTGGTGAGCGTGCCCTGCGCGACGAACGCGCCGAAGCCGACGCCCACCGCCAGCAGCAGGTTCTTCGGGTGCCGCCGGAGCACCTCCACCAGCGGGGCGCGCGACGGGCGGCTCGTCGCAGCGAAGACCGGCGTCTCGGTCACCTTCAGCCGCACGAACAGGCCGATGGCGAGCAGCACCACGCTGAGCAGGAACGGGACCCGCCAGCCCCACGCCAGGAACTGCGCGTCGGTCGTCACCGCGGCCATGAGCGTGAGCATCAGCGTGGAGACGACCATGCCGCTGGGGGCGCCGGCGTTGGTGAAGCTCGCCCACAGGCCGCGGCGGGTGGTGGCGTGCTCGGCCGACATCAGCACCGCGCCGCCCCACTCCCCGCCGACCGCGATGCCCTGCAGCACGCGCAGCACGACCAGCAGGATCGGCGCCAGGGCGCCGGCCTGGGCGTAGGTGGGCAGCACGCCGATCAGCGCGCTCGCGATGCCCATCATCGTCATGGTGATCACGAGCATCCGCTTGCGGCCGAGCAGGTCCCCGAAGTGCCCGAACACGATCCCGCCGAGCGGGCGGGCCAGGTAGCCGGTGGTGAAGGTGCCCAGGCTCGCGATCGTGCCGACCACCGGGTCCAAGCCGGAGAAGAAGACCTTGGAGAACACCACGGCCGACGCCGTGGCGTAGAGCAGGAAGTCGTAGTACTCGATCACGCTGCCCAGGTAGCTGGACAGCACCGCCCGGCGCAGCTGCACGGGCGAATGGTGGGGGCCCTGGGTGTCCGTCATCGCGTGTCCTGCCTCGTCGCCGACCGCCGGATGCGGACGTGGCCTGCGCCACATCCGGCGAGAACATTAAGCACATCGGTGACCGCGGTCAACACCATGCCCAACATCGACTCGCTTATGCTGGCCCGGTGACCACCGTGGCCGAGCACGCGACCGAGCAGGGTGACGACCTCTCCCCCGGCGGGACGCCGCGCCCGCAGGCGCTGCTGCTCGCGTTCCTCGGCGCGCACGTCCTCGGCCACGACGTCCAGGTGGCCACGGCGAGCGTGCTCGAGGTGCTGGGCCGGGCCGGGGTCTCCGAGCACGCGGCCCGCTCGACGCTGAGCCGGATGGCCCGGCGCGACCTGCTGCGGCGCACCCGCCGCGGCCGCAACGTCTACATCGGACTGACCGGCCGGTCGCGCGCGATCCTGCTCGACGGCGCGCACCGCATCTGGCACCTCGGCGCGGTCGACCACGAGTGGGACGGCACGTGGACCCTGCTCGGCTTTTCGATGCCGGAGTCGTGGCAGCGCCAGCGCCACGTGCTGCGCTCACGCCTGCTGTGGGCCGGGTTCGGCAGCCTGCAGAGCGGCCTGTGGATCGCACCCTCCACAGTGGACACGGCACCGCTGCTGGACGGCCTGGGCACCGACGGTCACGTCAAGGTGTTCCAGGCCCGCGCCCTGCCGCCGACGGAGGTCGCCGAGATCGTGCAGGAGGCGTGGGACCTCGAGCGCATCGCGAGCCAGTACCGCGGTTTCCTGAGCCGCTGGAACGAAACGGGCGAAGCGGCGGCACAGGCGCCGGACAGCCTGGCCCGCCACCTCCGCCTGGAAGCCGACTGGCTGCAGACGATCCGCACCGACCCCCGGCTCCCCCGCGGCCTCCTGCCCGACGACTGGCCCGCGGAGCCGGCCCAGGACCTCTTCCGCGGCGCGAGCACCGAACTGAAGCGCGCGGCGCAAACGATCGCCGCCGGCATCCTCGACACGATCCCCGAAGAGCAGGACGGAGAAGACGGCTAACGGCCTTCCTCAGATGAGCTCCAGCGGGTCCAGCTGGACGCGGATCGGTTCCGTCGCCTTCTTCGCGTCCCGCCGGGCCGCCGCCGCGTGGATCGAGGCCGCCAGTGCCTTGCCGTCGGCGCGGGACACCCGGACCAGTGCCCGTTCCCGTTCCGCGTTGCCCTCGTCGTCGATCTCGCCCAGCGGGACCGGGCCCAGCACCTCGCCGGTGTCCGGCAGCGGGAGGTCGGCCAGGAAGCCGGCGACGGCGTCCGGGGTGCCCTCCACGCTCGCCATCCGCATCGACGGCGGGAAACCCAGCTCGCGGCGCTCGCCCAGCTCCTGGCCCGCGTGCCACGCCGGGTCCCAGCGGACCAGGGCCTGGACCACCGGCAGGCCCGCCTCCGCGCCGACGATCACCCGGCCGCCCTCGGCCGACGGCCGGACCAGGGCCGCCGCGGCCATCCAGCGGCGCAGGGTTTCCTCCGCCGCCCGCAGGTCCTGGCGGCCGAGGAGGGCCCAGCCGTCCAGGAGCAGCGCCGCGCCGTAGCCGCCTTCGGCCACCGGTTCCGCTCCCGGGGTGCAGACCACCAGTGCCGGTTTGCCCGGGACCGAGGACAGCACCTCCGCCGCGCCCGAGGTGCGGACCGGAATGCCCGGGAACGCGCGG is a genomic window of Amycolatopsis lexingtonensis containing:
- a CDS encoding beta-ketoacyl-[acyl-carrier-protein] synthase family protein, which gives rise to MTARRVVVTGVGVTAPGGVGVKDFWSLLSEGRTATRRISFFDPSPFRSQVAAEIDFDAELLGLSPQEIRRMDRAAQLAVVTAREAVADSGLEFAGLPPHRLGVTVGSAVGATTGLDQEYRTVSDGGRLELVDHEYAVPHLYNYFVPSSFAAEVAWTVGAGGPVSVVSTGCTSGLDAVGHATELIREGSADVVLAGATDAPISPITVACFDAIKATTPRNDDPEHASRPFDGTRNGFVLGEGSAMFVLEELESARRRGAQVYAEVAGFASRCNAYHMTGLRPDGREMAEAIRVALGEARLAPEAVDYVNAHGSGTRQNDRHETAAFKLSLGEHAHRVPVSSVKSMVGHSLGAIGSIEVAASVLAMRENVVPPTANLHTPDPECDLDYVPVTAREHRTDTVLSVGSGFGGFQSAIVLTRPGAAA
- a CDS encoding ketosynthase chain-length factor, with protein sequence MTAVEPRPAPDAAEHTGTGPVVVTGIGVTAPTGLDAGRHWSATRDGESAIRRITRFDPARYPARLAGQVTGFDPAEHLPGRLLPQTDLMTQLALVAADEALADAGVNPAEQPSFSMGVVTASSSGGFEFGQNELRNLWSRGGKYVSAYQSFAWFYAVNSGQISIRHGMRGPSGVVVSDQAGGLDAVAQARRQIRKGTGLVVSGGMDASICPWGWAAQLAAGTLSTSDDPRRAYLPFDAAAAGHVPGEGGALLVVEPLAAAEARGAGVYGELAGHAATFDPPPGSGGEPGLRRAIELALADAGATAAEVDVVFADAAAVPELDRAEAAAIRAVFGPHGVPVTAPKTLTGRLCSGAGALDLATALLSLRHGVIPPATGVRPAAGLDLDLVTEARERPLRSALVLARGNGFNSALLVRTVHSGKK
- a CDS encoding acyl carrier protein; translated protein: MSDKGFTLDDLMRILREGSGDTEEPAGDPAGVEFAELGYDSLALLETAGRIEREYGLTLDESALAEATTPRALVELVNEHLAKVHA
- a CDS encoding TcmI family type II polyketide cyclase; this translates as MHSTLIVARMRPDAGQAVAELFGEFDAGEMPHRMGTRRRQLFSYRGLYFHLQDFDAEDGGERIETAKGDPRFVRISEDLKPHIDAYDPDTWRSPKDAMAECFYRWSAE
- a CDS encoding FAD-dependent monooxygenase, which translates into the protein MDAPVVIAGAGPAGLMLAGELRLAGIGVVVLERLPARTGESRGLGFTARTMEVFDQRGLLRRFGEVQTSDQGHFGGIPVDFGLLDGAHQAAKTIPQSATEAVLEAWAGELGADIRRGHELTGVRDDGDGVTVTVRGPAGEYVLRAGWLVGCDGGRSTVRKAVGFDFPGTAATREMFLADLRGVDLEPRMIGESLPGGMVMVGPLPGGVTRIIVCEREAPPRRRTGPPPFHEVADAWKRITGIDISAAEPVWLSAFGDATRQVTEYRRGRVLLAGDAAHVHLPAGGQGMNAGIQDAVNLGWKLAAVVRGTARADLLDTYHGERHPVGVRLLMNTRAQGLLFLNGAEMQPLRDVLAELTGYPDVARHLAAMVSGLEITYDVGGGSHPWLGRRLPRLELDRGGRSSSTAELLRPARGLLLDFAGNATLRDRAAAWTGRIDVVTARPVAGPVPGGTTAVLVRPDGHVAWAAPGTHADLPMALERWFGPAHR
- a CDS encoding response regulator transcription factor, encoding MHVLVVEDDEKGAAVLVDGLRRSGHEATGVSTGAEALEKHWDADLILLDLGIADIDGFEVCRRIRNARDAPIIAFTERGTEADRVLGLRAGADDCLDKPCGFWELMARIEAVTRRVRGRAGSDGALVVRGPLRIDATTRRVRLGGASIEMTRKEFDLLYRLASEPGVVFSRRRLMAEIWGDPMTHTADTKVSRTIDTHVSVLRRKLGSNRWIRTVHGVGFCFTGN
- a CDS encoding MFS transporter, whose amino-acid sequence is MTDTQGPHHSPVQLRRAVLSSYLGSVIEYYDFLLYATASAVVFSKVFFSGLDPVVGTIASLGTFTTGYLARPLGGIVFGHFGDLLGRKRMLVITMTMMGIASALIGVLPTYAQAGALAPILLVVLRVLQGIAVGGEWGGAVLMSAEHATTRRGLWASFTNAGAPSGMVVSTLMLTLMAAVTTDAQFLAWGWRVPFLLSVVLLAIGLFVRLKVTETPVFAATSRPSRAPLVEVLRRHPKNLLLAVGVGFGAFVAQGTLTTYVLAYAVGQGFARQTVLNAITVSSVGAVAGIIGFSALSDRVGRRPVVVGGAVATAIVGFLLFPMVDSHSAGLLLLALVLGQSIAHPAMYGPLAALCTELFGTRARYTGASLGYQIAGLGAGVAPVVFASIAGAGTLVISVVIAACCLLTVLSVLALAESHRSDLADPDGAEVPAPEGIRGTR
- a CDS encoding SDR family NAD(P)-dependent oxidoreductase; this translates as MTDQEGRTAVVTGATSGIGLAVSKLLARQGLRVFLGARTAENVATTVKELRDAGFEADGAACDVRSGEDVTAFVRAAVDRYGPVGVLVNNAGRSGGGVTAEIADELWLDVIETNLTSVFRMTREVLTTGGMAAAGHGRIVNIASTAGKQGVVLGAPYSASKHGVVGFTKALGNELAPTGITVNAVCPGYVETPMAERVRQGYAAAYGTSEDEVLKKFEAKIPLGRYSTPDEVAGLVGYLVTDTAASITAQALNVCGGLGNF
- a CDS encoding PaaX family transcriptional regulator C-terminal domain-containing protein, coding for MTTVAEHATEQGDDLSPGGTPRPQALLLAFLGAHVLGHDVQVATASVLEVLGRAGVSEHAARSTLSRMARRDLLRRTRRGRNVYIGLTGRSRAILLDGAHRIWHLGAVDHEWDGTWTLLGFSMPESWQRQRHVLRSRLLWAGFGSLQSGLWIAPSTVDTAPLLDGLGTDGHVKVFQARALPPTEVAEIVQEAWDLERIASQYRGFLSRWNETGEAAAQAPDSLARHLRLEADWLQTIRTDPRLPRGLLPDDWPAEPAQDLFRGASTELKRAAQTIAAGILDTIPEEQDGEDG